One window from the genome of Scatophagus argus isolate fScaArg1 chromosome 13, fScaArg1.pri, whole genome shotgun sequence encodes:
- the LOC124069086 gene encoding rho GTPase-activating protein 12-like isoform X15, which translates to MAMIRLRRSFFRAFSAHEEDDVFTSCSPPETVPSSGQGRSESPVYTNLQELKITQTNLPPFPSGSPLHVLGEWETYKDQNGRHFYYNRSTQERTWKPPRARDTSMGSSRGENHSAGESSETTPLSLSPSILPFLSFSIGRLQPLSSEDTCFSTYSSQSDSQCGSPPRGWSEEMDEHGHTLYISDYTNEKWLKHVDEQGRPYYYSADGSRSEWELPKYNHSPPQPSGDAPKSRSLDRKHVEPIVLTKWRHSAYVQDPNDKRLLKTRRFRTGSARLHPYKHKDAPQGPKPPSPDSDSCPSSPKPPASPSEKHGSLNVTKITEQGKKVRKNWTSSWTVLQGSRLLFTFTKGQGGGTSWFGGGQSKPEFTVDLRGGSVEWASKDKSSKKNVIELKTRQGTELLIQSENDGLINDWYRALQDTISTHAWESDEAIEEDMPESPGVEKHDKEKEHRDSKKGRAMKTSTSMDSSDNKKTRHKLKKFLTRRPTLQAVRDKGYIKDQVFGCSLSSLCHRESSSVPSFVKMCIDHVENNGLCVDGLYRVSGNLAVIQKLRFAVNHDEKVNLLDGKWEDIHVTTGALKMYFRELPEPLFTYALFHDFVSAIKIPDYKHRVQSIKELVRQLPKPNHDTMQALFKHLRKVIDYGEENRMTTQSVAIVFGPTLLRPETETWNMAVHMVYQNQIVELILLEYENIFGSCCSLQR; encoded by the exons ATGGCGATGATCCGCTTGAGGAGAAGTTTTTTCCGAGCGTTCTCAGCACATGAAGAGGATGATGTGTTTACTAGTTGCTCACCACCTGAG ACGGTGCCTTCATCGGGCCAGGGCCGCTCCGAGTCGCCCGTTTACACTAACCTCCAGGAACTGAAGATCACCCAGACCAACCTGCCCCCTTTCCCCTCCGGCTCCCCCCTCCACGTCCTGGGTGAATGGGAGACTTACAAGGACCAGAATGGCAGACACTTCTACTACAACCGCTCCACCCAGGAGAGGACCTGGAAGCCGCCCCGGGCCAGGGACACCAGCATGGGGAGCTCCAGAGGAGAGAACCACAGCGCAGGGGAAAGCTCTGAG ACCactcctctctcgctctcgccATCAATCCTTCCCTTCCTCTCGTTCTCCATTGGTCGACTCCAGCCTCTGTCATCGGAGGACACCTGCTTCAGTACCTACTCTAGccagtcagacagtcagtgtGGCTCGCCGCCGCGTGGTTGGTCGGAGGAGATGGACGAGCACGGCCACACGCTGTACATCAGCGACTATACTAATGAGAAG TGGTTAAAACATGTTGATGAGCAGGGCAGACCGTATTACTACAGTGCAGATGGTTCGCGGTCCGAGTGGGAGCTGCCAAAG TACAACCACTCCCCTCCGCAGCCGTCTGGAGACGCTCCAAAGAGTCGCAGTTTGGACAGGAAACACGTGGAGCCCATCGTCCTGACCAAGTGGAGACACAGCGCCTACGTCCAAGACCCCAACGACAAG CGGCTGTTAAAAACCAGGCGTTTCCGCACAGGCTCCGCCCGCCTCCACCcgtacaaacacaaa GACGCTCCTCAGGGCCCAAAGCCCCCCTCCCCCGACTCTGACTCCTGCCCTTCATCTCCCAAGCCCCCCGCCTCT ccGTCTGAAAAGCACGGCTCCCTGAACGTTACGAAGATCACTGAGCAGGGCAAGAAAGTGCG GAAGAACTGGACCTCCTCCTGGACCGTACTCCAAGGATCCAGGCTGCTGTTTACGTTTACCAAAGGCCAAGGAGGTGGAACCAGCTGG TTTGGAGGCGGTCAGTCCAAACCGGAGTTCACCGTGGATCTGAGGGGCGGCTCGGTCGAATGGGCGTCCAAGGACAAGTCCAGCAAAAAAAACGTCATAGAG CTGAAGACTCGACAGGGCACAGAGCTGCTCATCCAGTCAGAGAACGACGGTCTCATCAACGACTGGTACCGAGCGCTGCAGGACACCATCAGCACCCAT gCCTGGGAGTCTGATGAAGCCATTGAAGAGGACATGCCGGAGTCGCCTGGCGTGGAGAAACATGACAAGGAGAAAGAACACAGAGACTCAAAGAAaggcagag CCATGAAGACCTCCACCAGCATGGACAGCTCGGACAACAAGAAGACCCGACACAAGCTGAAGAAGTTCCTGACCCGCCGTCCCACCCTGCAGGCCGTCAGAGACAAGGGATACATCAAAG atcAGGTGTTTGGCTGCAGCCTGTCCAGTCTGTGTCACAGGGAGAGCAGCAGCGTGCCGAGCTTCGTCAAGATGTGCATCGACCACGTGGAGAACAACG GTCTGTGTGTGGACGGGCTCTACAGAGTTAGCGGGAACCTGGCTGTCATACAGAAGCTACGCTTTGCCGTGAATCACG acgAGAAGGTGAACCTGTTGGATGGGAAGTGGGAGGACATCCATGTGACCACTGGAGCTTTGAAGATGTACTTCAGGGAGCTGCCGGAGCCCCTCTTCACCTACGCTCTCTTCCACGACTTTGTCAGCGCCATCA AGATTCCAGACTACAAGCATCGAGTTCAGTCCATCAAAGAGCTGGTCCGCCAGCTGCCGAAGCCCAACCACGACACCATGCAGGCGCTCTTCAAACACCTCAGGAA GGTGATCGACTACGGTGAGGAGAACCGCATGACCACCCAGAGCGTGGCCATCGTGTTCGGCCCCACGCTGCTGCGGCCGGAAACGGAGACCTGGAACATGGCGGTCCACATGGTCTACCAGAACCAGATCGTGGAGCTAATACTGCTGGAGTACGAGAACATTTTCGGCAG ctgctgttcaCTGCAAAGGTGA